From the genome of Ectobacillus sp. JY-23, one region includes:
- a CDS encoding HTH-type transcriptional regulator Hpr produces MKNGEKSYSVKEAMIFSQRIAQLSKALWKCVEKDWQQWIKPYDLNINEHHILWIAYHLKGASISEIAKFGVMHVSTAFNFSKKLEERGLLIFSKKEDDKRNTYIEITESGEQLLLTLMEQYDPEKNSVFNGALALRDFYGKFPENIELMAILRNIYGQDFIDIFEKSLDNIEDNFTEQDKKLIKK; encoded by the coding sequence ATGAAAAACGGGGAGAAGAGTTACTCAGTAAAAGAAGCTATGATTTTTAGTCAGCGCATAGCACAATTATCAAAAGCTTTATGGAAATGCGTAGAAAAAGATTGGCAACAATGGATTAAGCCGTATGACCTGAATATTAATGAACACCACATTCTTTGGATTGCGTATCACCTCAAAGGAGCCTCTATTTCTGAGATTGCTAAGTTTGGTGTGATGCATGTTTCCACAGCATTCAACTTTTCTAAAAAACTAGAAGAGAGAGGTTTGCTAATTTTTTCAAAAAAAGAGGATGACAAGCGCAACACATACATTGAAATTACTGAAAGCGGCGAACAATTGTTACTAACGCTTATGGAGCAGTACGATCCTGAAAAGAATTCTGTTTTCAACGGGGCGCTCGCACTTCGTGATTTTTATGGTAAATTTCCAGAAAATATTGAATTAATGGCGATTCTGAGAAATATATATGGTCAAGATTTCATCGATATTTTTGAAAAGTCATTAGACAATATTGAAGATAACTTTACTGAACAAGACAAAAAGCTCATCAAAAAATAA